The following are from one region of the Arcobacter defluvii genome:
- a CDS encoding thiamine-phosphate pyrophosphorylase, translating into MTNTLRLIDANLNRLREGIRVVEDIFRYMYNDKETALKLKSLRHLARLDNYIELLETRDVKNDVLRSSIKSEQNRTDLYSILIANFKRAQESARVLEEFTKLTSIKDSENFKYIRYELYNLEIVLTKITSNSK; encoded by the coding sequence TTGATGCCAATTTAAATAGATTACGAGAAGGTATTCGAGTAGTTGAAGATATCTTTAGATATATGTACAATGATAAAGAAACTGCTTTAAAATTAAAATCCCTTAGACATTTAGCAAGATTAGATAACTATATAGAATTACTTGAAACAAGAGATGTAAAAAATGATGTTTTAAGAAGTTCAATAAAAAGTGAACAAAATCGAACTGATTTATATTCAATATTAATTGCAAATTTTAAAAGAGCTCAAGAAAGTGCTAGAGTTTTAGAAGAATTTACAAAATTAACTTCAATAAAAGATAGTGAAAATTTCAAATATATAAGATATGAACTTTATAATTTAGAAATTGTTTTAACAAAAATCACTTCAAATTCTAAATAA
- a CDS encoding methyltransferase domain-containing protein, giving the protein MSVKNQFSKYANEYKNHNIIQQIVAKSLVRELKFQPKRILELGCGSGQVFNHISWEVEFYKAIDASSSMCELHPKANNIEVKCLNFDTDEFINEIKNDSYDIVLSSSALQWSNNLSRIIEQLSSITKEINAVLFTSNTFKTIQEITNTKSPILDEDSIKNSFLKFFNCEFETILYKLEFDNKKGLFDYIKKSGVSGEKSLSYSDSKKLYKEYPYNYLEFEVIFVKTISKL; this is encoded by the coding sequence TTGTCAGTAAAAAATCAATTCTCAAAATACGCAAACGAGTATAAAAATCATAATATCATTCAACAAATTGTTGCAAAATCTCTTGTTCGTGAATTAAAATTTCAACCAAAAAGAATTTTAGAATTAGGTTGTGGTTCAGGTCAGGTTTTTAATCACATTTCATGGGAAGTTGAATTTTATAAAGCAATAGATGCTTCATCTTCAATGTGTGAATTACATCCAAAAGCAAATAATATAGAAGTTAAATGTCTAAATTTTGATACTGATGAGTTTATCAATGAAATTAAAAATGACAGTTATGACATTGTGTTGTCATCTTCAGCTCTTCAATGGTCAAATAATTTATCAAGAATAATAGAACAGCTTTCATCTATAACTAAAGAGATTAATGCAGTTTTATTTACATCAAATACATTTAAAACAATTCAGGAAATTACAAATACTAAATCACCTATATTAGATGAAGATTCTATAAAAAATTCATTCTTAAAATTTTTTAATTGTGAATTTGAAACTATATTATATAAATTAGAATTTGATAATAAAAAAGGTTTATTTGATTATATAAAAAAATCAGGTGTAAGTGGAGAGAAATCTCTTTCTTATAGTGATTCAAAAAAACTATATAAAGAGTATCCTTATAATTATTTAGAATTTGAAGTGATTTTTGTTAAAACAATTTCTAAATTATAA
- the secG gene encoding preprotein translocase subunit SecG produces the protein MTSTLLIVQFVLAILLTIIILLQKSSSIGLGAYSGSNDSLFGAKGPANFLTKATMALGLVFVINTVALGYLYNQQRNQSAVDTIKTDSLIPTTPTTQTDSAPAAPTATPVPTAPENK, from the coding sequence ATGACATCTACACTTTTAATCGTTCAGTTTGTTTTAGCAATCTTATTAACTATAATCATTTTACTTCAAAAAAGCTCAAGCATTGGTCTTGGAGCATATAGTGGAAGTAATGATTCATTATTTGGTGCTAAAGGTCCAGCAAATTTCTTAACAAAAGCTACAATGGCTTTAGGATTAGTTTTTGTTATAAATACTGTTGCATTAGGATATTTATATAATCAACAAAGAAATCAAAGTGCTGTTGACACAATAAAAACTGATTCTTTAATCCCAACAACACCAACAACTCAAACTGATTCAGCTCCTGCTGCTCCAACAGCAACACCTGTTCCAACAGCTCCTGAAAATAAATAA
- a CDS encoding polysaccharide deacetylase family protein, with amino-acid sequence MKYFLLLCLSYLYLNANAHVFVYHRFGDSKHESTNTSLQELKKEFEYFKTNNYKVVTVSKIVEKLKNKEKIPDNWIAFTIDDAYKSFYQNGLELFKKYNYPFTLFVYVEATQKKYPDFMTWDEIKEASKYGEIELHSYSHKQLVKLTNEEINKDTNLALEIFEKNLGFKPKAYSYPYGEYDERVKKEIKNFGFEYIMNQNNGSVNEKSDLFDLNRIALVGKINLEEKIKYKTLEANWIEPQVYPKDGILKHVKVEVNKDIKDAKLFISTYGWQDIKVKNGIIDIKLDKKLNLNRNRIAISTDYYTISNKLLIK; translated from the coding sequence ATGAAGTATTTCTTACTTCTTTGTTTATCTTATCTTTATTTAAATGCAAATGCTCATGTTTTTGTTTACCATCGATTTGGTGATTCAAAACATGAAAGTACAAATACATCTTTACAAGAATTAAAAAAAGAGTTTGAATATTTCAAAACTAATAATTATAAAGTTGTAACTGTTTCAAAAATTGTTGAGAAACTAAAAAATAAAGAAAAAATACCAGATAATTGGATTGCATTTACAATTGATGACGCGTACAAAAGTTTTTATCAAAATGGTTTAGAATTATTTAAAAAATATAACTATCCATTTACTCTTTTTGTTTATGTTGAAGCAACTCAAAAAAAATATCCTGATTTTATGACTTGGGATGAAATAAAAGAGGCTTCAAAATATGGAGAGATTGAACTTCACTCATATTCACATAAGCAACTTGTAAAATTAACTAATGAAGAAATTAATAAAGATACTAATTTAGCATTAGAAATATTTGAAAAGAATTTAGGATTTAAACCAAAAGCATACTCTTATCCTTATGGTGAATATGATGAAAGAGTAAAAAAAGAGATAAAAAATTTTGGTTTTGAATATATTATGAATCAAAATAATGGTTCAGTAAATGAAAAAAGTGATTTATTCGATTTAAATAGAATAGCACTTGTTGGAAAAATAAATTTAGAAGAGAAGATAAAATATAAAACTCTTGAAGCAAACTGGATAGAACCTCAAGTTTATCCAAAAGATGGAATACTAAAACATGTAAAAGTTGAAGTAAATAAAGATATAAAAGATGCAAAATTGTTTATATCAACTTATGGATGGCAAGATATCAAAGTTAAAAATGGTATAATAGATATCAAATTAGATAAAAAACTAAATCTAAATAGAAATAGAATAGCTATAAGTACTGACTATTACACTATTTCAAATAAATTACTAATCAAATAA
- the frr gene encoding ribosome recycling factor produces MLEEVYAQTKEHMDKAIDALKRDYKSLRTGKVSTNILDGIKVDYYGTPTDLSQVGSVLAPDATTITISPWEKNLLGPIEKAIQTANIGVNPNNDGVIIKLFFPPMTVEQRQETAKQAKGMTDHAKVAIRNIRQNSNTKIKNLLKDKAITEDESKKAQDEIQKITDSYVLKADDTFKAKEAEILKV; encoded by the coding sequence ATGTTAGAAGAAGTATATGCTCAAACTAAAGAACATATGGACAAAGCTATCGATGCATTAAAAAGAGATTACAAATCTTTAAGAACGGGAAAAGTTAGCACAAATATTTTAGATGGTATTAAAGTTGATTATTATGGAACACCTACTGATTTAAGTCAAGTTGGTTCTGTTTTAGCACCAGATGCTACAACTATTACTATTAGCCCATGGGAAAAAAATCTTTTAGGACCAATTGAAAAAGCTATTCAAACTGCAAATATTGGTGTTAATCCAAATAATGACGGTGTAATTATTAAACTATTCTTCCCACCAATGACTGTTGAACAAAGACAAGAAACAGCTAAACAAGCTAAAGGTATGACTGATCATGCAAAAGTTGCAATTAGAAATATCAGACAAAATTCTAATACGAAAATCAAAAATCTGTTAAAAGATAAAGCTATTACTGAAGATGAAAGTAAAAAAGCTCAAGACGAAATTCAAAAAATCACTGATTCTTATGTTTTAAAAGCTGATGATACATTCAAAGCTAAAGAAGCTGAAATTTTAAAAGTATAA
- the pyrE gene encoding orotate phosphoribosyltransferase, protein MNVAQIYKDASALLEGHFKLSSGNHSKFYLQSAKVLEDPKTAKLLADALAEQIKKSGLKIDAVCSPALGGLIAGFALATALDVRFIFAERADGEMTIRRGFEVKEGETYIVCEDIITTGGSALEAAREIEKAGGIVVAYAALANRGFCERVGSSIERKDNCKLPLDKPLFALEDFAFEMYSPEECPMCKEGSIAYKPGSRGN, encoded by the coding sequence ATGAACGTAGCACAAATATATAAAGACGCTTCTGCCCTACTTGAAGGTCATTTTAAATTAAGTAGTGGAAATCATTCAAAATTTTATTTACAATCTGCAAAAGTTTTAGAAGATCCTAAAACTGCTAAATTATTAGCTGATGCACTTGCAGAACAGATAAAAAAATCTGGATTAAAAATTGATGCTGTTTGTTCTCCTGCACTTGGTGGATTAATAGCTGGATTTGCACTTGCAACTGCACTTGATGTAAGATTTATTTTTGCTGAAAGAGCTGATGGTGAAATGACTATTAGAAGAGGTTTTGAAGTAAAAGAAGGTGAAACTTATATCGTTTGTGAAGATATTATCACAACTGGTGGAAGTGCACTTGAAGCTGCACGTGAAATCGAAAAAGCTGGTGGAATTGTAGTTGCTTATGCTGCTTTAGCAAATAGAGGTTTCTGTGAAAGAGTTGGAAGTTCTATTGAAAGAAAAGACAACTGTAAATTACCTTTAGATAAACCACTTTTTGCTTTAGAAGATTTTGCATTTGAAATGTATTCTCCTGAAGAGTGTCCTATGTGTAAAGAAGGAAGTATTGCTTACAAACCAGGAAGCAGAGGAAACTAA
- a CDS encoding RDD family protein yields MSKWRDVKHNKVQNKTNELKTKSLKSDLTSLPSRFKAFLTDAFLITTPITYIVMYLILGGGTAFAENRVLGWSLILGVSAFIIVFFWYVKSQTPGMKAYGMKIVNSLTKQRVSFFQVFIRYFATLFAIISFFLLFVPYFNKDKKTFQDIISNTTIINEK; encoded by the coding sequence ATGTCTAAATGGAGAGATGTAAAACATAATAAAGTTCAAAATAAAACAAATGAACTTAAAACTAAATCATTAAAAAGTGATTTAACATCTCTTCCTTCTAGATTTAAAGCATTTTTAACAGATGCTTTTTTGATTACAACTCCAATCACATACATTGTTATGTATCTAATTTTAGGTGGAGGCACTGCCTTTGCTGAAAATAGAGTTTTAGGTTGGAGTCTGATTTTAGGTGTTAGTGCATTTATAATTGTCTTTTTTTGGTATGTAAAATCTCAAACACCTGGAATGAAAGCTTATGGAATGAAAATAGTTAATTCTTTAACAAAACAAAGAGTTTCATTTTTTCAAGTTTTTATTAGATATTTTGCAACTTTATTTGCAATTATCTCTTTCTTCTTACTTTTTGTTCCTTATTTCAACAAAGATAAAAAAACTTTTCAAGATATAATTTCTAACACTACTATAATTAACGAAAAATAA
- a CDS encoding MFS transporter encodes MLFFNLSAFYFFYFAAVGVYIIFLPKVLHDIGYSTFDIGIIFALAPLMRFITPFLFLKHIKLDQKMFKSALYISVFSSACFYLTIENFFLFMINNAILAACLSLILPYLEVTAISTLGKEKYGKSRLYGSIGFMIISLVLAKFLTQPFIAIHYYLVLNVLTVIFALLLLKYDVQKVESENKEPFSFLKYWPLWISLFFMQMSFGGFYNFFTIYETEHNISLEMTSYLWSFGVICEILMLYFQAPLLKNNLLNLIKICVGITIVRWFLLYLYPDSLTITFFTQSLHAFSFGLYHSTVIIYLYTLYENKKLAQQFMYGVAYGLGGFIGAFVAGAVYGEFLFLFSALFALLSFISLYFIKK; translated from the coding sequence ATGCTTTTTTTTAATCTTTCAGCATTTTATTTTTTTTATTTTGCTGCTGTTGGTGTTTATATAATATTTTTACCAAAGGTACTTCATGATATTGGATATAGTACTTTTGATATAGGTATTATTTTTGCCCTTGCACCTTTAATGAGATTTATTACACCTTTTTTATTTTTAAAACATATTAAACTTGATCAAAAGATGTTTAAATCTGCACTTTATATTTCAGTATTTTCATCTGCATGTTTTTATTTAACTATTGAGAACTTTTTTCTTTTTATGATAAACAATGCTATTTTAGCTGCTTGTTTATCTTTGATTTTACCTTACCTTGAAGTTACAGCAATTTCTACATTAGGAAAAGAGAAGTATGGAAAATCAAGACTTTATGGTTCTATTGGATTTATGATAATTTCTTTAGTTTTAGCAAAATTTTTAACTCAACCATTTATTGCTATTCATTACTATTTAGTTTTAAATGTTTTAACTGTTATATTTGCCCTTTTACTTTTAAAATATGATGTACAAAAAGTTGAAAGTGAAAATAAAGAACCTTTTTCTTTTTTAAAATATTGGCCACTTTGGATTAGTCTATTTTTCATGCAAATGAGTTTTGGAGGTTTTTATAACTTCTTTACTATTTATGAAACGGAACACAATATCTCATTAGAAATGACTTCATATTTATGGTCTTTTGGAGTAATTTGTGAAATTCTAATGTTATATTTCCAAGCACCTCTACTAAAAAACAATCTTTTAAATCTTATAAAAATTTGTGTTGGAATAACTATAGTTAGATGGTTTTTATTATATTTATATCCTGATTCATTAACAATTACATTTTTCACTCAATCACTTCATGCCTTTTCATTTGGACTTTATCACAGTACAGTAATTATTTATTTATATACACTTTATGAAAATAAAAAATTAGCTCAACAATTTATGTATGGTGTTGCATATGGCTTAGGTGGATTTATTGGTGCATTTGTTGCAGGTGCAGTTTATGGAGAATTTTTATTTTTATTTAGTGCATTATTTGCTCTTTTATCTTTTATTTCACTATATTTCATAAAAAAATAG
- a CDS encoding mechanosensitive ion channel domain-containing protein has protein sequence MRIVFLILFLISNIFAIAIDKSWYEGTNENLDKLYQDQIKKIDSLKTTASQEEKEQLDYQNLLLKKLSNFIKQDNQFTLKDVVQIENLDDYIKKIKDYLKIESDFTNKKDEYEETSKKIEILEEQISKLTEKDAYPTINSQLLYAFYILKNKQNKTIIEEYIKYQKNFKKKLLDSLNSLKIVTNEDLAIKLSKIETNYNQILKEEKRLLLALDKAQISENESKINSLENDINQLKNEKSKVIDNIIYTKIEELLPSLKNKKSQYFDFSKNLQEFIQSSNEDYSSLIELLKYLSREHLGVTKTTFADTKESFIDMIKYTWQEINNPVIPIGEGISIFAITKFLLIFIIGFSIATFYKRKISNATTHYLKTTSIATRTMLANLGYYFLVAITFIFGLNAIGIDLSSLTILVGALSVGIGFGLQNIVSNFISGIILIFEKSIQVGHIIEIEAGLRGKVTQINMRSSVITTFDNIDIIIPNSTLIQNNVINLTFSDDIRRLNVPFGVAYGSNIEEVIKIILKSLQNSSLMYIRSSPEKMAKVRMTGMNASSIDFELLVWISENPDENGVGSSNMSDFLIFIYNTLQEHKIEIPFPQMDVHLRRN, from the coding sequence ATGAGAATAGTATTTTTGATTTTATTTTTAATTTCAAATATTTTTGCAATTGCAATAGATAAAAGTTGGTATGAAGGAACTAATGAAAATTTAGATAAGTTATATCAAGATCAAATAAAAAAAATTGATTCTTTAAAAACAACTGCTTCACAAGAAGAAAAAGAGCAACTTGATTATCAAAATCTACTCCTAAAAAAACTCTCAAATTTTATAAAACAAGATAATCAATTTACATTAAAAGATGTGGTTCAAATCGAAAATTTAGATGATTATATAAAAAAAATCAAAGATTATTTGAAAATTGAATCAGATTTTACAAATAAAAAAGATGAATATGAAGAGACATCTAAGAAAATTGAAATTTTAGAAGAACAAATCAGTAAATTAACAGAAAAAGATGCTTATCCCACTATAAATTCTCAACTCTTATATGCCTTTTATATTTTAAAAAATAAACAAAATAAAACTATTATAGAAGAGTATATAAAATATCAAAAGAATTTTAAGAAGAAACTATTAGATAGTTTAAATAGTCTAAAAATTGTGACAAATGAAGATTTAGCAATAAAGTTATCAAAAATAGAAACTAACTATAATCAAATATTAAAGGAAGAAAAAAGATTATTATTAGCTTTAGATAAAGCTCAAATAAGTGAAAATGAATCAAAAATCAATTCTTTAGAAAATGATATTAATCAACTTAAAAATGAAAAATCAAAAGTTATTGACAATATAATTTATACAAAGATTGAAGAGTTATTACCATCTTTAAAAAATAAAAAATCACAATATTTTGATTTTAGTAAAAATTTACAGGAATTTATTCAATCTAGTAATGAAGATTACAGCTCTTTAATTGAGTTATTAAAATATTTATCAAGGGAACATCTAGGAGTTACAAAAACAACTTTTGCTGATACAAAAGAAAGTTTTATTGATATGATTAAATATACATGGCAAGAGATAAATAATCCTGTTATTCCTATTGGAGAAGGTATTTCTATTTTTGCAATTACAAAATTCTTGTTAATTTTTATAATTGGATTTTCAATTGCAACATTTTATAAAAGAAAAATTTCAAATGCAACTACACACTATTTGAAAACAACTTCTATTGCAACAAGAACAATGCTTGCAAATCTTGGATATTACTTTTTAGTTGCTATTACTTTTATCTTTGGATTAAATGCAATTGGAATAGATTTATCATCTCTTACTATTTTAGTTGGGGCATTATCAGTTGGTATTGGATTTGGCTTACAAAATATAGTTTCAAATTTTATTTCTGGAATTATTTTGATATTTGAGAAATCTATTCAAGTTGGTCACATTATAGAGATTGAAGCTGGATTAAGAGGAAAAGTGACACAAATAAATATGAGAAGTAGTGTTATTACTACTTTTGATAATATTGATATTATCATTCCCAACTCAACCCTTATCCAAAATAATGTAATAAATCTTACATTTTCAGATGATATTAGAAGATTAAATGTTCCTTTTGGAGTAGCTTATGGCTCGAATATTGAAGAAGTTATAAAAATAATTCTAAAATCTTTACAAAATAGTTCATTAATGTATATACGAAGTAGCCCTGAAAAAATGGCAAAAGTTAGAATGACAGGGATGAATGCAAGTTCGATTGATTTTGAGTTACTTGTTTGGATTAGTGAAAATCCTGATGAGAATGGTGTTGGTTCATCAAATATGTCAGATTTTTTAATATTTATTTATAATACTTTACAAGAACATAAAATAGAAATACCTTTTCCACAAATGGATGTTCATTTAAGAAGAAATTAG
- a CDS encoding zinc transporter ZntB — protein MIFDSPMQAFLLDKEGGALELSYEELNNVDSTNKILWVHFDYSSNEAKEWITDKSGIDSVAIDALLTEETRPRTTVLGEALLIALRGVNLNPNSKPEDMISIRLFISPNLIISTRKRNLLSVGEIIDNLKKGSGVKSSSEFLVELTLRVTDRMDDVIDQIQERTDFLEEILIENFDAEFRSEILAIRRETIILKRYLSPQKDALIKLYNEKISWIDEYQRIELRETNDQLMRHIEELDTIRDKVILIQEELANSVSEQMNRKMYVLSIISAIFLPLTFLTGLLGINIGGIPGAKDDNAFLIFSFLLIIVVTIQFIIFKKKKWI, from the coding sequence ATGATTTTTGATAGTCCAATGCAAGCTTTTTTATTAGATAAAGAGGGTGGTGCTTTAGAATTAAGTTATGAAGAATTAAATAATGTTGATTCAACAAATAAAATATTATGGGTACATTTTGATTATTCAAGCAATGAAGCAAAAGAGTGGATAACAGATAAAAGTGGAATAGATTCAGTTGCTATTGATGCACTTCTAACAGAAGAAACAAGACCTAGAACAACAGTTTTAGGTGAAGCTTTGTTGATTGCATTAAGAGGTGTGAATCTAAATCCAAATTCTAAACCTGAAGATATGATTTCTATTAGATTATTTATTTCACCAAATTTAATAATAAGTACAAGAAAAAGAAATTTATTATCTGTTGGTGAAATAATTGATAATCTAAAAAAAGGTTCAGGAGTTAAAAGTTCTTCAGAATTTTTAGTTGAATTAACACTAAGAGTTACTGATAGAATGGATGATGTTATTGATCAAATACAAGAACGAACAGATTTTTTAGAAGAGATTTTGATAGAAAATTTTGACGCAGAATTTAGAAGCGAAATTTTAGCAATAAGACGAGAAACAATAATTCTAAAAAGATATTTATCTCCTCAAAAAGATGCTTTAATCAAATTATATAATGAAAAAATATCTTGGATAGATGAATATCAAAGAATAGAATTACGAGAGACAAATGACCAACTTATGAGACATATTGAAGAGTTAGATACAATTCGCGATAAAGTAATTTTGATTCAAGAAGAGTTAGCAAACAGTGTAAGTGAGCAGATGAACAGAAAGATGTATGTATTATCTATCATTTCTGCAATTTTTTTACCACTTACATTTTTAACTGGACTTTTAGGTATAAATATAGGTGGAATTCCTGGTGCAAAAGATGATAATGCTTTTTTAATATTCTCTTTTTTATTGATTATCGTTGTTACTATTCAATTTATAATTTTTAAAAAGAAGAAATGGATTTAA
- a CDS encoding YaaA family protein, with protein MKILFSPSETKNSGGITTKFDNNSFIFPELFEKRMQIVNAYNSFIKKATKDELIKLFGTKKDDVLEQYKKDIFETPTMKVVERYEGVAFDYLEYGKLNKEEKSYIDENVIIFSNLFGPLSAGNSGLPDYKLKQGETFDSLKIEKFYMDNFSKVLDEYLENEDIIDLRAGFYEKFYKIDKPYTTMKFIKDGKVVSHWAKAYRGIILKLLAKNEIKTIDELMNMQIENLKIQEIKKQKLKTEIVYSII; from the coding sequence ATGAAAATACTTTTTTCTCCAAGTGAAACAAAAAATTCTGGTGGAATTACAACAAAATTTGATAATAATTCTTTTATTTTTCCAGAACTTTTTGAAAAAAGAATGCAAATAGTAAACGCTTATAATAGTTTTATAAAAAAAGCAACAAAAGATGAACTAATAAAACTTTTTGGAACAAAAAAAGATGATGTACTTGAACAATATAAAAAAGATATTTTTGAAACACCAACAATGAAAGTAGTAGAAAGATATGAAGGTGTTGCATTTGATTATTTGGAATATGGAAAATTAAATAAAGAAGAAAAAAGTTATATAGATGAAAATGTGATAATCTTTTCAAATCTTTTTGGACCTTTAAGTGCTGGAAATAGTGGACTTCCTGATTATAAATTAAAACAAGGTGAAACATTTGATAGCTTAAAAATAGAGAAATTCTATATGGATAATTTTTCAAAAGTTTTAGATGAATATTTAGAAAATGAAGATATTATTGATTTAAGAGCAGGGTTTTACGAAAAATTTTACAAAATAGATAAACCATATACAACAATGAAATTTATAAAAGATGGAAAAGTTGTAAGTCATTGGGCTAAAGCATATCGAGGAATAATTTTAAAACTTCTTGCAAAAAATGAGATAAAAACAATAGACGAACTTATGAATATGCAAATAGAAAATTTAAAAATCCAAGAGATAAAAAAACAGAAATTAAAAACTGAAATAGTTTATTCTATTATTTAA
- a CDS encoding YchJ family metal-binding protein translates to MKFSVNDFCPCGSLKKYKKCCKLFHDKITFPKTALELMKSRFSAFAVSNSDYIIFTTHENNPDFTIEIKSWSKDILNFSNNTEFKKLEILEFIDDEIESFVTFKATLIQGKEDISFIEKSRFLKVEGIWKYVDGNFLN, encoded by the coding sequence TTGAAATTCTCTGTCAATGATTTTTGTCCTTGTGGAAGTTTAAAAAAATATAAAAAGTGTTGTAAACTTTTCCATGACAAAATAACTTTTCCAAAAACTGCACTTGAACTTATGAAATCAAGATTTTCTGCTTTTGCTGTATCTAATAGTGATTATATTATTTTTACAACTCATGAAAATAATCCTGATTTTACAATAGAGATAAAATCTTGGAGTAAAGATATTTTAAATTTTTCAAATAATACAGAATTTAAAAAGCTAGAAATCTTAGAGTTTATTGATGATGAAATAGAGAGTTTTGTAACTTTTAAAGCTACACTTATTCAAGGTAAAGAAGATATTTCATTTATCGAAAAAAGCAGATTTTTAAAAGTTGAAGGTATTTGGAAATATGTAGATGGAAATTTTTTAAACTAA
- a CDS encoding ComEA family DNA-binding protein, with product MKKIVALFALCGSLLFGAINLQTASKEELMSIKGIGEKKAEQIIEYRKTNKIKSPEDLKNIKGFGDSIVTNVEKNVTVKDKAEKTFEETKKEKKKELKESKEKLNKKVEEKAIKTLQK from the coding sequence ATGAAAAAAATTGTTGCATTATTTGCATTATGTGGAAGTTTATTGTTTGGTGCAATAAATTTACAAACAGCAAGTAAAGAAGAACTTATGAGTATCAAAGGAATTGGTGAGAAAAAAGCTGAACAAATAATCGAATATAGAAAAACAAATAAGATAAAATCTCCTGAAGATTTAAAAAATATCAAAGGTTTTGGAGATAGTATAGTTACAAATGTTGAAAAAAATGTAACAGTAAAAGATAAAGCTGAAAAAACATTTGAAGAAACAAAAAAAGAAAAGAAAAAAGAGTTAAAAGAAAGTAAAGAAAAACTTAATAAAAAAGTAGAAGAAAAAGCGATTAAAACTCTTCAAAAATAG
- a CDS encoding Crp/Fnr family transcriptional regulator, whose amino-acid sequence MINKTLEDFSFFNFLNETDLLRLKEISIKKYFNKDEILFYKGDEAKYLHLLLKGIAKLYTYDHKDNEVIIHNLMGPSLIAEIVNYEELKFPANCSFETKAEVLLIDYDKFKKEFLLKPEISMFFIKSLTKKIKALESFINYNISSNSLEKIAKFLYDNEAILINLKQVKIAQILNITPETFSRKLAKLKKDNIIQNDKGYIKILNHEKLKNYINN is encoded by the coding sequence ATGATAAATAAAACGTTAGAAGATTTTTCTTTCTTTAATTTTCTAAATGAAACTGACTTATTACGATTAAAAGAAATTTCTATAAAAAAATATTTCAATAAAGATGAAATTTTATTTTATAAAGGAGATGAAGCAAAATATCTTCATCTCCTTTTAAAAGGAATAGCCAAACTTTATACTTATGATCATAAAGATAATGAAGTAATTATCCATAATCTAATGGGACCATCTTTGATTGCAGAAATTGTAAATTATGAAGAATTGAAATTTCCTGCAAATTGTTCTTTTGAAACTAAAGCAGAAGTATTATTAATTGATTATGATAAATTTAAAAAAGAGTTCTTATTAAAACCTGAAATATCAATGTTTTTTATTAAATCTTTAACAAAAAAAATAAAAGCTCTTGAGAGCTTTATAAACTATAATATCAGTTCAAATAGTTTAGAAAAAATTGCAAAATTTTTATATGATAATGAAGCAATTTTGATAAATCTAAAACAAGTAAAAATCGCTCAAATTTTAAATATAACTCCTGAAACATTCTCAAGAAAACTTGCAAAATTAAAAAAAGATAATATTATTCAAAATGATAAAGGTTACATAAAAATTTTAAACCATGAAAAATTAAAAAATTATATAAATAACTAA